One genomic region from Sphingomonas paeninsulae encodes:
- a CDS encoding L,D-transpeptidase family protein — MASAALAGGIAQAQNPQAQNAPVNILPDTLKPATKPAPVQPTLVQPPVVPTLPPIRIPRLSAAQEATLTSWLADVAAPGLARTNPAATATLTGDALVAEALDRARAIHAGRLDTTDFLTVWALRPAAYDPTRSFADAVAGNQLQSWIVNLAPPYAGYDGLRRGLVNYRAIKDNGGWRAIPAGPALSMGQTDARVLALRQRLAVEDRDVSVKGTTFDAPLRDAVQRAQRRYGLNPTGSAGAETLAALNVGVDDRIGAIMANMERWRWLPAELPTHRIQVNIAAAVLTVFEGDRPVKSMRAVTGRPGDETPMLQSNIRSIVINPPWNVPTSIATRELWPKERANKGYLAKHGFKIIGTPATGQRLQQAAGATSALGRLKFDFDNSFSVYLHDTPSRAKFSSYSRLASHGCVRLEKPVELAELVLKDDPKWTGDAVQAAIDAGPTQRVALPQQVAVYLLYWTAFASGNGQMNFRDDPYGWDKLLASKIEASTRRAAMTVAVQGVSQ; from the coding sequence ATGGCTTCCGCCGCACTGGCCGGGGGCATTGCGCAGGCTCAGAACCCGCAGGCCCAGAACGCGCCGGTCAATATCCTGCCCGACACGCTAAAGCCCGCGACAAAGCCCGCTCCGGTCCAGCCGACGTTGGTTCAACCGCCGGTTGTCCCCACATTGCCACCAATCCGCATCCCGCGACTGTCTGCGGCGCAGGAAGCCACGCTGACAAGCTGGCTGGCCGATGTCGCCGCGCCGGGGCTGGCGCGCACCAATCCGGCCGCGACCGCGACACTTACGGGCGACGCGCTCGTTGCAGAGGCACTTGATAGAGCGCGGGCAATCCATGCCGGGCGGCTCGACACAACCGACTTCCTGACGGTGTGGGCGCTGCGTCCGGCGGCTTATGATCCGACGCGGAGCTTTGCCGATGCCGTTGCCGGCAACCAGTTGCAAAGCTGGATCGTCAATCTTGCGCCTCCCTATGCGGGCTATGACGGGCTTCGGCGCGGATTGGTCAACTATCGCGCGATCAAGGATAATGGCGGCTGGCGCGCAATTCCTGCTGGCCCCGCGCTGTCGATGGGGCAAACCGATGCGCGCGTTCTCGCCTTGCGCCAACGTCTTGCGGTTGAGGATCGCGACGTTTCAGTGAAAGGGACAACCTTCGATGCGCCGTTACGCGATGCCGTCCAGCGTGCGCAGCGACGTTATGGGCTGAACCCGACCGGCAGCGCCGGTGCAGAGACGCTCGCCGCGCTGAACGTCGGCGTCGATGACCGGATTGGCGCGATCATGGCGAATATGGAGCGGTGGCGCTGGTTGCCCGCCGAATTGCCGACGCACCGCATTCAGGTGAATATCGCCGCAGCCGTGCTCACGGTATTCGAAGGCGACCGACCGGTGAAGTCGATGCGCGCCGTCACTGGCCGCCCCGGTGACGAGACGCCGATGCTGCAATCGAACATCCGCAGCATCGTCATCAATCCACCGTGGAACGTGCCGACATCGATCGCCACGCGTGAGCTTTGGCCGAAAGAACGTGCGAACAAGGGCTATCTGGCTAAGCATGGTTTCAAGATTATCGGCACACCTGCGACGGGTCAGCGGCTGCAACAGGCCGCCGGAGCGACAAGTGCGCTGGGTCGCCTGAAGTTCGATTTCGACAATTCTTTCTCGGTCTATCTCCACGATACGCCAAGCCGGGCAAAATTCTCGAGCTATAGTCGCCTTGCCAGTCACGGTTGCGTGCGGCTCGAAAAGCCGGTGGAATTGGCCGAACTCGTGCTGAAGGATGATCCGAAGTGGACCGGCGACGCGGTTCAGGCCGCTATTGATGCCGGTCCGACTCAGCGCGTCGCGCTTCCGCAACAGGTGGCCGTCTATCTGCTTTATTGGACTGCATTTGCCAGCGGTAACGGGCAGATGAACTTTCGGGACGATCCCTATGGCTGGGATAAATTACTGGCGAGCAAGATCGAAGCATCAACACGGCGCGCGGCAATGACCGTGGCAGTCCAGGGGGTATCGCAATGA
- a CDS encoding NAD-dependent succinate-semialdehyde dehydrogenase: protein MNERYETTLSLHIDGEWIGTGDRQTHDVVNPATGDVLGVLPMATADDLDRALDASARGYRIWRAKTADERGAVLTIAARLLRERADRIATIATLEQGKPFAEAKGELAYTAALIDWYAAEAKRVYGRVLQRPAGSRSVVVKEPVGPAVAFCPWNFPILNPARKIAPALAAGCSMIVKPPEEAPGSAIEVVRCFIDAGLPNGVLGMVFGVPDTVSRHLISSPIIRKISFTGSVPVGKHLMKLAADGMKRTTMELGGHSPVLIFDDCDFEKTVPMLAAAKFRNAGQVCVSPTRFYVQEGIYERFAKAFVERVDKINLGSGMDAATNMGPLANPRRPDAIEAMVADATKAGARLATGGERSGGDGFFYRPTVLLDVPLEARIMNDEPFGPVAMMRPFKTLDDAVEQANRLPYGLAAYCFTENGRRQLLLGDAIESGMIGINTVGMSAVDAPFGGVKDSGHGSEDGPEGLDVFLVTKAIHQA from the coding sequence GTGAACGAACGTTATGAAACCACACTCTCACTTCATATCGATGGTGAGTGGATCGGCACCGGTGATCGACAGACGCATGATGTCGTCAATCCGGCCACTGGCGATGTGCTCGGTGTGTTGCCGATGGCGACTGCCGACGATCTCGATCGCGCGCTGGACGCTTCGGCGCGGGGATATCGCATCTGGCGGGCAAAGACTGCTGACGAACGTGGCGCGGTCTTGACGATAGCGGCGCGGTTATTGCGTGAGCGGGCTGACAGGATTGCCACCATCGCGACGCTTGAACAGGGCAAGCCGTTTGCCGAAGCCAAGGGGGAACTCGCTTATACGGCGGCTTTGATTGACTGGTACGCAGCCGAAGCCAAGCGCGTTTACGGGCGTGTTTTGCAGCGTCCGGCGGGCAGCCGCTCGGTCGTCGTCAAGGAACCGGTCGGCCCGGCGGTCGCATTCTGCCCGTGGAATTTCCCGATCCTGAACCCCGCGCGAAAGATTGCGCCTGCGTTGGCCGCAGGGTGTTCGATGATCGTGAAGCCGCCTGAAGAAGCGCCGGGTTCGGCGATCGAAGTCGTCCGTTGCTTCATTGACGCCGGACTGCCGAATGGCGTTCTCGGCATGGTGTTCGGTGTGCCCGATACCGTGTCGCGCCACCTGATTTCGTCGCCGATCATCCGCAAGATCAGTTTTACGGGGTCGGTGCCGGTCGGTAAACACCTGATGAAGCTGGCCGCCGACGGTATGAAGCGCACGACGATGGAGCTTGGCGGACATTCTCCGGTGCTGATCTTCGATGATTGCGATTTCGAAAAGACGGTGCCGATGCTGGCGGCGGCCAAGTTCCGTAATGCCGGGCAGGTCTGTGTTTCCCCGACGCGCTTCTATGTGCAGGAGGGGATTTACGAGCGGTTTGCCAAGGCGTTCGTGGAACGGGTCGACAAGATCAACCTCGGCAGCGGTATGGATGCCGCGACGAACATGGGGCCACTCGCGAACCCGCGCCGTCCCGATGCGATCGAGGCAATGGTTGCCGACGCTACAAAAGCTGGAGCGCGGCTCGCGACCGGGGGCGAACGGAGCGGAGGCGACGGGTTTTTCTATCGTCCGACCGTGTTGCTGGATGTGCCACTCGAAGCGCGCATCATGAATGACGAGCCGTTCGGTCCCGTCGCGATGATGCGGCCGTTCAAGACGCTGGACGATGCGGTCGAGCAGGCGAACCGGCTACCCTATGGGCTGGCCGCCTATTGCTTCACCGAAAACGGTCGGCGTCAGTTGCTGCTTGGTGACGCGATCGAGAGTGGGATGATCGGGATCAACACAGTCGGCATGAGCGCGGTCGATGCGCCGTTCGGTGGCGTGAAGGATTCAGGGCATGGGTCGGAAGACGGCCCCGAGGGACTGGACGTGTTTCTGGTGACCAAGGCCATCCACCAGGCGTGA
- a CDS encoding murein L,D-transpeptidase catalytic domain family protein: protein MNRRQFTSLAIGGAALAFTRQAWATGSTQDVLLARAKASLDRHHSNFALRDRVGIADFSRPSRELRFHIVDLMGGTVSSYLVAHGRGSDPTHTGWLERFSNEPNSLASSSGAYVTGDFYNGVHGQAMRLKGLDPDNYNAEPRAIVIHGAPYVSENQISTWGKIGRSEGCFAVAEHMLPQVIGLLGSGRMLYSDKV from the coding sequence ATGAATCGACGTCAGTTCACTTCGCTTGCCATCGGCGGGGCCGCGCTAGCCTTCACGCGGCAGGCCTGGGCGACGGGCTCGACACAGGACGTTCTTCTGGCCCGCGCAAAGGCATCGCTGGACCGGCATCACAGCAATTTCGCCTTGCGCGATCGCGTAGGCATCGCCGACTTCTCCCGCCCGTCCCGCGAACTGCGCTTTCATATTGTCGATCTGATGGGTGGGACGGTTTCATCCTATCTGGTCGCTCATGGTCGCGGTTCAGACCCCACTCATACGGGTTGGCTGGAACGGTTTTCGAACGAGCCGAACTCGCTGGCGTCATCATCAGGTGCCTATGTCACCGGAGATTTCTACAATGGCGTGCATGGACAGGCTATGCGGTTGAAGGGGCTGGACCCCGATAATTACAACGCCGAACCGCGCGCCATCGTAATTCATGGCGCACCCTATGTCAGCGAAAACCAGATCAGCACATGGGGTAAAATCGGCCGCAGCGAAGGTTGTTTTGCGGTTGCCGAACATATGTTGCCGCAGGTGATCGGCCTGCTCGGCTCTGGCCGGATGCTTTATTCCGACAAGGTTTAA
- the dinB gene encoding DNA polymerase IV, which produces MADIAAPAPLPDSYTAPVRKIIHIDMDAFFASVEQRDNPELRGKPVAVGGSRARGVVAAASYEARVFGVKSAMPSVTAARQCPNLIFVPPRFEAYRIVSQQIREIFAEYTDLIEPLSLDEAYLDVSEDRRCVGSARVTAQQIRARIFEMTGLTASAGVSYNKFIAKLASDQNKPDGMCVIPPQSGAAFVASLPVRRFHGVGPVTAAKMERLGILTGADLCAQSLEYLQAHFGSSASYLFNAARGRDDRPVRSHRATKSVGAERTFETDITDRDALMAALDHVAEAAWTRIERHGVCGRTVTLKVRFSDFHTITRARSTLVAPDIPTSFRDAGVALLETMLPTTRGIRLLGLTLSGIEQSEAEAESRQPALPL; this is translated from the coding sequence ATGGCCGACATCGCAGCCCCCGCCCCTCTTCCCGACTCATACACGGCGCCTGTCCGCAAAATTATCCACATCGACATGGACGCGTTTTTCGCTTCGGTCGAACAGCGCGATAACCCGGAGTTACGGGGAAAGCCGGTCGCAGTCGGTGGCAGCAGAGCGCGCGGCGTCGTCGCGGCGGCCAGCTACGAAGCCCGGGTCTTCGGCGTGAAGTCCGCAATGCCCTCGGTCACGGCGGCCCGGCAATGCCCCAACCTCATCTTCGTCCCGCCCCGTTTCGAAGCATACCGCATAGTGTCGCAACAGATCCGTGAGATTTTCGCCGAATACACCGATCTTATCGAGCCCCTTTCCCTCGACGAAGCCTATCTCGATGTAAGTGAAGACCGACGCTGCGTCGGATCGGCCCGAGTGACGGCACAGCAGATACGCGCGCGCATTTTCGAAATGACCGGGCTGACCGCGTCGGCTGGCGTTTCCTATAATAAGTTCATTGCAAAGCTCGCGTCAGACCAAAACAAACCCGATGGAATGTGCGTCATCCCGCCGCAAAGCGGGGCCGCGTTTGTGGCCAGTCTGCCGGTTCGCCGCTTTCACGGTGTCGGGCCGGTCACCGCCGCCAAAATGGAGCGCCTCGGCATCCTCACCGGTGCCGATCTGTGCGCACAGTCTCTCGAATATCTTCAAGCTCATTTCGGCAGCAGTGCATCCTATTTGTTCAACGCAGCGCGCGGCCGCGACGACCGCCCTGTCCGCTCACATCGTGCTACCAAATCGGTGGGTGCAGAGCGGACGTTCGAAACCGACATCACCGATCGCGATGCATTGATGGCGGCTCTTGATCACGTGGCAGAGGCGGCCTGGACACGTATCGAACGCCATGGTGTGTGCGGGCGAACGGTGACGCTGAAGGTCCGCTTTTCCGACTTCCACACGATTACGCGAGCTAGATCGACGTTGGTGGCACCCGACATACCAACCAGTTTTCGCGACGCTGGCGTTGCGCTATTGGAAACGATGCTTCCCACGACCAGGGGTATCCGCCTGCTCGGCCTCACATTGTCGGGGATCGAACAGAGCGAAGCTGAGGCAGAATCCCGTCAGCCAGCCCTTCCGCTTTAG
- a CDS encoding NAD(P)/FAD-dependent oxidoreductase, with translation MSASSYDVLIVGAGHGGAQAAIALRQAGFAGSIAMVTEEADLPYERPPLSKEYLAGDKPFERIMIRPAAFWGERNVDILTKRRIDKVDPAAHQVTDRAVATIGYGKLIWATGGHARKLSCDGFDLEGVHGIRTRADVDKLEQELQHAARVVVIGGGYIGLEAAAVMTKFEKSVTVLEAMDRVLARVAGEPLSRFYEAEHRAHGVTVHLGVAVDSLVGDGVKVTGVKLADGEVLPAEIVVVGIGIVPAVEPLLVAGATGGNGVDVDALCKTSLPDIYAIGDCARHENSFAEGGWIRLESVQNANDQATTAAKDIMGEQKPYHAVPWFWSNQYDLRLQTVGLSIGYDDIVVRGDIAARSFSVVYLRRGQVIALDCVNAVKDYVQGKALVTGGIAVAPALLADSAIPLKTHVGVAA, from the coding sequence ATGAGCGCAAGCAGCTATGATGTCCTGATCGTCGGTGCCGGACACGGCGGGGCACAGGCTGCTATTGCGCTGCGTCAGGCGGGTTTTGCCGGTAGTATCGCGATGGTGACCGAAGAAGCGGACCTGCCCTATGAGCGGCCGCCATTGTCGAAAGAATATTTGGCAGGCGACAAGCCGTTCGAACGCATCATGATCCGCCCCGCCGCCTTTTGGGGAGAGCGCAATGTCGACATTCTGACCAAACGGCGCATCGACAAGGTCGATCCTGCTGCTCATCAGGTTACTGACAGGGCCGTTGCGACAATCGGTTATGGCAAACTGATCTGGGCGACCGGCGGCCATGCCCGTAAATTGAGTTGCGATGGTTTCGACCTTGAAGGCGTCCACGGTATTCGCACCCGCGCCGATGTCGACAAGCTCGAACAGGAATTGCAGCACGCCGCGCGTGTCGTCGTGATCGGCGGCGGTTACATCGGCCTCGAAGCCGCAGCAGTAATGACCAAATTCGAAAAGTCGGTGACGGTTCTGGAGGCGATGGACCGCGTTCTGGCGCGCGTTGCGGGCGAACCACTGTCGCGATTCTATGAAGCCGAACACCGCGCACATGGCGTTACCGTCCACCTTGGTGTCGCGGTGGATTCGCTGGTTGGCGACGGCGTCAAAGTGACCGGAGTGAAGCTTGCGGACGGTGAAGTTCTGCCTGCCGAAATCGTCGTTGTCGGTATCGGCATCGTGCCCGCGGTCGAGCCTTTGCTCGTTGCGGGAGCCACGGGTGGCAACGGCGTCGATGTCGATGCGCTGTGTAAGACCAGCCTGCCGGATATCTACGCGATCGGCGATTGTGCGCGGCACGAAAACAGCTTTGCCGAAGGTGGCTGGATCAGGCTTGAATCGGTGCAGAACGCCAACGATCAGGCGACCACAGCCGCCAAGGACATCATGGGCGAACAAAAGCCGTATCACGCGGTTCCGTGGTTCTGGTCGAACCAATATGATCTGCGTTTGCAGACTGTCGGCCTGTCCATCGGCTATGACGATATTGTGGTGCGCGGCGACATTGCGGCGCGGTCGTTTTCCGTCGTTTACCTTCGCCGGGGGCAAGTTATCGCACTCGACTGTGTGAACGCGGTGAAGGATTATGTGCAGGGCAAGGCACTTGTTACCGGTGGGATCGCTGTGGCTCCAGCGTTGCTTGCCGACAGCGCGATCCCATTGAAAACACATGTAGGAGTGGCTGCGTGA
- a CDS encoding Ku protein: MAARPYWRGQIRLALVSIPVEIFSATKSGAAIAFHQIYEPTGQRIKYEKTVPGIGPVDVDKIIRGFEYEKGEYVLLEEKEIEGVKLESKKTLELTQFVDSKDIDAIYFEKPYYVVPADDLAEEAFIVLREALRRAHKIGLGQLVMRGREYVVSLKPCGRGMVMETLRYADEVHKAAGYFRDIPDTTPDEDLLDLANTLIDKKSGKFDASDFHDRYVDALRDLIERKKKGKTITIDKDDGPVKGGSNVIDLMAALKKSLDGPGKKPAPAAAQASAKAPAKKRTAKTAKAR; this comes from the coding sequence ATGGCGGCACGACCCTATTGGCGCGGGCAGATCAGACTGGCGCTGGTCTCCATTCCCGTCGAAATCTTTTCCGCCACCAAAAGCGGCGCGGCAATTGCTTTTCACCAGATCTACGAACCGACCGGCCAGCGCATCAAATATGAAAAGACCGTGCCCGGCATCGGCCCGGTTGACGTCGATAAAATCATCAGGGGCTTCGAATATGAAAAGGGCGAATACGTCCTGCTCGAAGAAAAGGAGATCGAGGGCGTCAAGCTGGAGAGCAAGAAGACGCTCGAGTTGACCCAGTTCGTCGATAGCAAAGACATCGACGCCATCTATTTCGAAAAACCCTATTACGTCGTCCCCGCCGACGATCTGGCTGAGGAAGCATTCATCGTCCTGCGCGAAGCGCTCCGCCGCGCGCACAAGATCGGCCTTGGTCAGCTTGTCATGCGCGGCCGCGAATATGTCGTCAGCCTGAAACCATGCGGGCGCGGCATGGTCATGGAAACGCTGCGCTACGCCGACGAGGTTCACAAGGCGGCAGGCTATTTCCGTGACATCCCCGACACCACGCCCGACGAAGATCTACTCGACCTCGCCAACACGCTGATCGACAAGAAGTCGGGCAAGTTCGACGCCAGCGACTTCCACGACCGCTATGTCGACGCGCTGCGCGACCTGATCGAGCGCAAGAAGAAGGGCAAGACCATCACCATCGACAAGGATGATGGCCCGGTGAAGGGCGGATCGAACGTTATCGACCTGATGGCCGCGCTGAAGAAATCGCTCGATGGACCGGGGAAGAAACCAGCTCCCGCTGCGGCACAGGCCTCGGCAAAAGCGCCTGCCAAAAAGCGTACCGCCAAAACTGCAAAAGCCCGATGA
- a CDS encoding serine hydrolase, protein MSFAMSRRMIPPLLVAVAATFTWSASGDAQYGGEEGNRRPQSILPAQSTSPTYQSIAAAPDRPAPARISAKIAELGRAFGPGVGISVRDIREGWSTSWNGDRLCPQQSVSKLWVALAVFDAMDRGALRPDDAMIVTRNDLTLFHQPIRALVGEQGYRATVSELLERQMTQSDNTANDMLLRRIGGPTAIRSMLTRLRISNVRFGPGERLLQSGIAGITWRQAFSSGNGFEQARASIPLEKRRAAIEAYAENPVDGAAPNAITLALARLVRGDLLTPTGTQNLLALMERSKTGRARMKAAIEPDWLLAHKTGTGQELGGVVAGFNDVGLLTAPDGHIYAVAVMVARSSRPIAERQAIIANVARAVIDDWKSGSNGQSSPRYRR, encoded by the coding sequence ATGAGTTTTGCCATGTCGCGCCGGATGATCCCACCATTGCTGGTCGCAGTGGCCGCTACTTTTACATGGTCGGCATCCGGCGACGCACAATATGGCGGAGAAGAAGGCAACCGCCGTCCGCAATCGATCCTGCCCGCACAGTCGACATCCCCTACATACCAGTCGATCGCGGCAGCACCCGATCGCCCTGCCCCCGCGCGGATTTCGGCAAAGATCGCCGAACTCGGTCGCGCTTTCGGTCCCGGCGTCGGCATCTCGGTACGCGACATTCGCGAAGGCTGGTCGACCTCATGGAACGGCGATCGCCTTTGCCCGCAGCAGTCGGTCAGCAAACTTTGGGTCGCCCTTGCCGTTTTCGACGCAATGGACCGCGGCGCGCTTCGGCCCGACGATGCCATGATCGTTACCCGCAACGACCTGACGCTGTTCCACCAGCCCATCCGGGCGCTGGTCGGCGAACAGGGTTATCGCGCGACCGTTTCCGAATTGCTCGAACGCCAGATGACGCAGAGCGACAATACCGCAAACGATATGCTGCTTCGTCGCATCGGTGGTCCCACCGCCATCCGCTCCATGCTGACGCGCCTGCGGATTTCCAATGTACGCTTCGGCCCCGGCGAACGGCTGCTGCAAAGTGGAATTGCCGGCATAACCTGGCGACAGGCTTTCTCGAGCGGCAACGGATTCGAACAGGCTCGCGCTAGCATCCCTCTCGAGAAACGACGTGCGGCGATCGAGGCTTATGCTGAAAACCCGGTCGATGGCGCAGCGCCGAATGCGATTACACTTGCGCTGGCCCGACTGGTTCGCGGCGATCTTCTGACACCGACCGGCACACAGAATTTGCTTGCCCTGATGGAGCGCAGCAAGACCGGCCGCGCGCGCATGAAGGCTGCGATAGAGCCCGACTGGCTGCTCGCCCACAAGACCGGCACCGGGCAGGAATTGGGCGGTGTCGTCGCGGGCTTCAACGATGTCGGCCTGCTGACTGCGCCAGATGGCCATATCTATGCCGTGGCCGTCATGGTCGCACGCAGTTCGCGACCGATCGCCGAGCGTCAGGCGATCATCGCCAATGTTGCCCGCGCCGTTATCGACGACTGGAAATCGGGTTCGAACGGCCAGTCCAGCCCGCGCTACCGCCGGTAA
- a CDS encoding YaiI/YqxD family protein — protein sequence MTGIVRILVDADACPVKDKIYKVAYRLNVPVVIVANSHFRVPVHPLIERVVVSDGFDAADDWIAEQTNAKSVVVTADILLADRCIKAGATVLSNTGKPFTGNSIGGAIATRAIMADLRAGGDIIGGPAPFSKTDRSRFLSALDAAIMRLQRGN from the coding sequence ATGACCGGCATCGTCCGTATCCTTGTGGATGCCGACGCGTGTCCGGTTAAAGACAAAATCTACAAGGTGGCGTACCGGCTGAATGTGCCGGTCGTCATCGTGGCGAACAGTCACTTTCGGGTGCCTGTCCATCCGCTCATCGAACGCGTCGTGGTCAGCGACGGGTTCGATGCGGCGGACGACTGGATCGCCGAACAGACCAATGCCAAATCCGTTGTGGTTACAGCGGACATATTACTCGCCGACCGCTGTATCAAAGCGGGTGCGACGGTGCTGTCCAACACGGGCAAGCCCTTCACCGGCAATTCGATCGGTGGTGCCATTGCGACCCGCGCGATCATGGCCGATCTGCGCGCAGGCGGCGACATCATCGGCGGCCCCGCACCATTTTCAAAGACCGACCGTTCGCGATTTCTGTCGGCGCTGGACGCCGCGATCATGCGGTTACAGCGTGGCAATTGA
- the ligD gene encoding DNA ligase D, with translation MARAPAKPKPLPTSEAALTLYREKRDFRKTPEPSGGAPSPTDNHFIVQKHAASRLHYDFRLEMDGVLWSWAVTRGPSLNPDDKRLAVRTEDHPLDYATFEGTIPKDEYGGGTVMLWDDGTWESLPGKDPRKTIVEGHLHFFLHGHRMKGEWLLIRLKPRGKEKSENWLLRKIADEHAGGSDDLVTRELTSVKTGRSMEEIADGKAVSAPKAATKQPKPTKNGQKSPPFRAVQLATLVDTVPSGDRWVHEMKYDGYRTLISVGGNAGKAYTRSGLDWTDRFQGIVDDAATLASSALFDGEAVVLDAEGKTSFQGLQAALKGDRSAIIYYAFDLLELDGEDLTKLPLLERKAKLAALIGNGTDRIRYSDHIVGKGEQLFSSFCKAGLEGVISKRADSPYSGTRSSNWLKTKCIKRQEFIIVGWTPSEKTRGFRSLLLGINDKDGLRYAGKAGTGFSSDEMDRLLKLMEPLEVKSPTVEAPRAAVRGAHWVRPKLVAEIAFTEFTGEGVMRHPSYIGLREDKNAEAVVLEKPVAAVKKSTVKITNPDRMIFPESGQTKGQLAAYYQAVAEIMLPWAGNRPISLVRCPQGRGKKCFFQKHDAGVFGESVKQIAITEKDGHQEPYIFVDSADGLLTCVQMGTIEFHGWGARIEDIEKADRLVFDLDPDEGLNFKDVISAAFHVRDLLAEMGLATFPMVTGGKGVHIIAPLTPQAEWPAVKDFAHRFASALAQSQPDRFTAALAKAKRTGRIFVDYLRNQRGSTAVMPYSARSRPNAPVAAPIIWEELRKLDGAARWHIEDAAELIERSRSKNLAGWGRANQTLPDL, from the coding sequence ATGGCCCGCGCCCCAGCCAAACCCAAACCGCTTCCAACTTCCGAAGCCGCACTCACTCTCTACCGCGAAAAACGCGACTTCAGGAAAACCCCCGAACCTTCAGGCGGCGCGCCCTCCCCCACCGACAATCACTTCATCGTTCAGAAACACGCCGCATCCCGCCTCCATTACGATTTCCGACTGGAAATGGACGGCGTACTCTGGAGCTGGGCCGTCACGCGCGGGCCAAGCCTCAACCCCGACGACAAGCGCCTCGCCGTCCGCACCGAAGACCATCCGCTCGACTATGCGACGTTCGAGGGCACGATCCCAAAGGACGAATACGGCGGCGGCACCGTCATGCTGTGGGACGACGGCACATGGGAATCGCTGCCCGGCAAAGACCCGCGCAAGACCATCGTCGAGGGTCACCTACACTTCTTCCTCCACGGCCACCGCATGAAAGGCGAATGGCTGTTGATCCGCCTGAAACCGCGCGGAAAGGAAAAGAGTGAGAACTGGCTGTTGCGTAAAATCGCCGACGAGCACGCGGGCGGATCGGACGACCTCGTGACGCGCGAGCTTACCAGTGTGAAAACCGGGCGCTCGATGGAGGAAATAGCCGACGGAAAGGCCGTTTCTGCGCCGAAAGCCGCCACGAAACAGCCAAAACCAACCAAAAACGGGCAAAAATCACCCCCGTTTCGCGCTGTTCAACTTGCAACTCTGGTGGATACCGTACCCTCGGGCGACCGCTGGGTCCACGAGATGAAGTACGACGGCTATCGCACCCTGATCTCGGTCGGTGGAAACGCCGGCAAAGCCTATACCCGCTCCGGCCTCGACTGGACCGACCGCTTTCAGGGCATAGTCGATGACGCCGCGACACTGGCCAGCTCTGCCCTGTTCGATGGCGAGGCAGTCGTTCTGGACGCCGAAGGAAAAACCAGTTTTCAAGGACTTCAGGCCGCGTTGAAGGGCGACCGCTCAGCAATAATCTATTACGCGTTCGACCTGCTGGAATTGGACGGCGAGGATCTGACCAAACTCCCCCTCCTTGAACGCAAAGCGAAACTGGCCGCGCTGATCGGCAACGGCACCGACCGCATCCGCTATTCCGACCATATCGTCGGCAAGGGCGAACAACTATTCAGCAGTTTCTGCAAGGCCGGTCTGGAGGGCGTAATCTCCAAACGCGCAGACTCCCCCTATTCCGGCACCCGATCATCCAACTGGTTGAAAACAAAGTGTATCAAGCGGCAGGAGTTCATCATTGTCGGATGGACGCCCTCGGAAAAAACCAGAGGATTCCGGTCTCTGTTGTTGGGCATAAATGACAAGGACGGCCTCCGCTATGCAGGCAAGGCAGGCACCGGTTTCTCGTCTGACGAGATGGACCGCCTCCTGAAACTGATGGAGCCCCTCGAAGTAAAGTCCCCGACAGTCGAAGCCCCACGCGCCGCCGTTCGCGGGGCACATTGGGTAAGGCCAAAGCTCGTCGCCGAGATAGCCTTTACAGAATTTACCGGAGAAGGCGTGATGCGCCACCCCAGCTATATCGGCCTGCGCGAAGACAAAAACGCTGAGGCGGTGGTGCTGGAAAAACCAGTCGCGGCCGTGAAAAAATCCACAGTGAAAATCACCAATCCCGACCGCATGATCTTCCCGGAGTCCGGCCAGACCAAAGGCCAACTCGCCGCCTATTATCAGGCGGTGGCAGAGATAATGCTCCCCTGGGCCGGGAACCGCCCGATCAGCCTCGTCCGCTGTCCCCAGGGGCGCGGCAAGAAATGCTTTTTCCAGAAACACGATGCCGGGGTGTTCGGTGAGAGCGTTAAGCAAATCGCCATCACCGAAAAGGACGGCCATCAGGAACCCTACATCTTCGTCGACAGTGCCGACGGCCTGCTGACCTGCGTCCAGATGGGAACGATCGAATTTCACGGCTGGGGCGCGCGGATAGAAGATATCGAAAAGGCCGACCGCCTGGTCTTTGATCTAGACCCGGACGAAGGGCTGAACTTTAAGGACGTCATCTCCGCCGCCTTCCACGTCCGTGATTTGCTGGCGGAAATGGGGCTGGCGACCTTCCCGATGGTGACCGGCGGCAAAGGTGTTCACATCATCGCGCCCCTGACCCCGCAAGCCGAATGGCCTGCGGTAAAGGACTTCGCCCACCGTTTCGCCAGCGCACTGGCACAGTCTCAACCCGATCGATTTACCGCCGCGCTGGCAAAGGCGAAACGCACGGGCCGCATCTTTGTGGACTACCTCCGCAACCAGCGCGGTTCGACGGCTGTGATGCCTTACAGTGCGCGCTCACGGCCCAATGCGCCGGTTGCGGCCCCGATCATCTGGGAGGAGCTTCGCAAGCTGGACGGGGCTGCGCGCTGGCATATCGAAGATGCCGCCGAATTGATCGAACGGTCCAGATCCAAAAACCTTGCGGGCTGGGGTCGGGCAAACCAGACGCTGCCCGACCTTTAA